In one window of Leptospira sp. WS92.C1 DNA:
- a CDS encoding ACT domain-containing protein, whose product MIQFHYKEKDGLYTVTLKTSETAPGTLHKMVKAMFFMGWEIVSGDIQTIEENGQSFSYDIFTLKSEETDSKIKASKLGILMSSVFTEDSALEEIIHHSSEIDLRNTYHFSNDSKLDFEDIESGSRTRLYLEAPDRKGLLYFVTGVLKENGINIHSAMIRTDQSGNRAQDTFVLSDSKGGGFSGSSLEERVTRNILEISLNSTWK is encoded by the coding sequence ATGATTCAGTTTCACTATAAAGAGAAGGACGGGCTTTACACAGTAACTTTGAAAACGTCCGAAACCGCGCCCGGAACTCTCCATAAGATGGTGAAAGCGATGTTTTTTATGGGCTGGGAGATCGTTTCCGGGGACATTCAAACGATAGAAGAGAATGGTCAGTCTTTTAGTTACGATATTTTCACTCTTAAATCCGAGGAGACCGATTCTAAAATCAAAGCTTCCAAGTTGGGAATTTTAATGTCTTCCGTTTTTACGGAAGATTCGGCTTTAGAAGAAATCATTCATCATTCCAGCGAAATCGATCTCAGAAATACATATCATTTTAGCAATGATTCCAAACTCGATTTTGAAGATATCGAATCCGGCTCTCGAACGAGACTGTATTTAGAGGCTCCGGATAGAAAAGGTCTTTTGTATTTTGTAACAGGTGTTCTAAAAGAAAACGGAATTAACATTCATTCCGCTATGATTCGGACGGATCAAAGCGGAAATAGAGCCCAAGATACATTTGTTCTTTCCGATTCGAAAGGAGGCGGTTTTTCAGGATCTTCCTTGGAGGAAAGGGTCACCAGGAACATCCTTGAAATTAGTTTGAATTCCACTTGGAAATAA
- a CDS encoding SET domain-containing protein, translating into MLLVPTYIADSPIGGFGLFAGRDIQKGELIWKYHPKTVWILTDAELNSLPSGVQEMFRIYSYQTDGKWFYCSDNSKFMNHSDDPNTKEDFTSEHTNPMGQDSATRLILKGEELTCNYKLFDQNWGIKLGSVS; encoded by the coding sequence ATGCTTTTAGTACCCACATACATCGCCGATTCTCCAATCGGAGGTTTCGGTCTTTTTGCAGGCCGCGATATTCAAAAGGGAGAGTTGATTTGGAAGTATCATCCAAAGACGGTTTGGATTCTCACTGACGCGGAACTCAATTCACTTCCTTCCGGAGTTCAGGAAATGTTTCGCATCTATTCCTACCAAACGGATGGGAAATGGTTTTATTGTTCTGATAATTCTAAATTTATGAATCACAGCGATGATCCGAATACAAAAGAGGACTTTACGAGCGAACATACCAATCCTATGGGACAAGACAGCGCGACCCGTTTGATCCTAAAAGGAGAAGAACTAACCTGTAACTATAAACTCTTTGATCAAAATTGGGGAATCAAACTCGGATCAGTTTCTTGA
- a CDS encoding DUF3095 domain-containing protein, with protein MIQTTDQKQRLNTQNFYKYLPSLSSFTDIIESSNYYTVPDDWNLVITDVVNSTDAIRNGNYKDVNIAGGITAMAVSNLMGDMDYPFLFGGDGMTLLLPDSALPGVKDILFSIRELVKKNFGLKLRVGIVNVGELKRSGKDLKLCKLKISDFYNQAILTGNALDAAEALVKNDDSTNPYIVPLTHKITIEPDFTGFTCRWQDIPSHRGETVSFIIKANHSTVAGDQQLLKLILDQVGVFLGNDTEIHPLKEEGIQVDMSGNYFNKEATVHSGSRTGFQHFLRMIKIKTESIAVKLAIKTQWSFGPKVNGVELKELRKSQIVASDFRKYDGTLKMVVACDSRSRESFLNFLNDLYLQGKIYYGYHISDRALMTCALHENSVREVHFVDSADGGYALAAEKLKEQLRSRN; from the coding sequence ATGATACAAACTACGGATCAAAAACAAAGATTGAATACACAAAATTTTTATAAGTATTTACCTTCCCTTTCCTCATTTACGGATATTATCGAATCCTCCAATTACTATACTGTTCCGGATGATTGGAATTTGGTCATTACGGACGTGGTGAATTCTACGGATGCGATTCGAAACGGGAATTATAAGGACGTGAACATTGCGGGCGGAATTACCGCGATGGCGGTATCCAATCTGATGGGAGATATGGATTATCCGTTTTTATTCGGCGGTGACGGAATGACTTTGCTTCTTCCGGACAGCGCGCTTCCCGGTGTGAAAGATATTTTATTTTCCATTCGAGAACTCGTAAAAAAGAATTTCGGACTCAAACTCAGAGTAGGAATCGTCAACGTGGGAGAACTCAAAAGATCAGGTAAAGATCTGAAACTTTGTAAGCTCAAGATTTCCGATTTTTACAACCAAGCGATCTTAACCGGAAACGCATTGGATGCGGCGGAGGCTTTGGTTAAAAACGATGATTCTACAAATCCTTATATCGTTCCTTTGACCCATAAAATCACAATCGAACCGGATTTTACGGGATTTACTTGTCGCTGGCAAGACATTCCGAGTCATCGAGGGGAGACGGTTTCCTTTATCATAAAAGCGAATCATTCTACTGTAGCAGGAGATCAGCAACTTCTGAAATTGATTTTGGATCAGGTTGGAGTTTTTTTAGGAAATGATACTGAAATTCATCCTTTGAAAGAAGAGGGCATTCAGGTAGATATGTCCGGAAATTATTTCAATAAAGAAGCGACCGTTCATTCGGGAAGTAGAACGGGATTCCAGCATTTTTTACGAATGATCAAGATCAAAACAGAATCCATTGCGGTCAAACTTGCGATCAAAACACAATGGAGTTTTGGTCCCAAGGTCAACGGCGTCGAATTGAAAGAGCTCAGAAAATCTCAGATCGTTGCGTCCGATTTTAGAAAATACGACGGAACCTTAAAGATGGTGGTCGCTTGCGATTCGCGATCGAGAGAATCTTTTTTAAATTTTTTGAATGATCTGTATCTACAGGGAAAAATTTATTACGGTTATCATATTTCGGATCGGGCGTTGATGACTTGTGCGCTCCACGAAAATTCCGTTCGGGAAGTGCATTTTGTGGATTCTGCGGACGGAGGTTATGCCTTGGCTGCCGAAAAACTCAAAGAACAACTCAGATCAAGAAACTGA
- a CDS encoding c-di-GMP phosphodiesterase: protein MNTNMSNHSHTVNRELLEKFEFNSDVIKSFVSQSEIPVDFYNKNGQILIHKKSDASEEDVKRLQKFESQGIYFLTSEKDKFARPKNPDTIHGREVSFTKLVNSDLTIALAREASDLLEELKHYPLSNHNIRMVQKGIDDILADFKASSDMELGLVNVIEVMKQAGIRADSEIMTKRTVISMAMKLRGMKALSKTDNEIQKAKQFNVMLASFMVDIGKSRMKLPNHSNLRPEEFDYIKNHPIISYMMIGNLSGIDSEVKSAVLNSHRTFRGEGLNNNYPSTNMILRKLTEYLQKYKDDRTKQILIEDIQKQIHHILSNSYTDDDPGIISIAGEFASLSSDQEWRPAYDAMASMKLILNNSFFSYNEKIVRDFFDLMALSLCENRSVLNPGDYIIVVSMDSQRKVHFETCVIKEIYRHQTRPLLERIGTIRPLITNKGKIKIEGYDPHSFRQDKRKAVFDLNNSMDPRRVIYVIDPELEPNLFEKVDQSFRGSAPRSVA, encoded by the coding sequence ATGAACACAAACATGAGCAATCATTCCCATACAGTCAATCGAGAACTTTTGGAAAAATTCGAATTCAATTCCGACGTGATTAAAAGTTTTGTCAGTCAGAGTGAAATACCTGTGGATTTTTATAATAAAAACGGACAAATTCTGATTCATAAAAAATCGGATGCCTCGGAGGAGGATGTAAAGCGTCTTCAGAAATTCGAAAGCCAGGGTATTTATTTTCTTACTTCGGAAAAAGACAAATTTGCAAGACCGAAAAATCCGGATACGATCCACGGAAGAGAAGTTTCTTTTACTAAGCTTGTAAATTCGGATCTTACGATCGCCCTTGCGAGAGAGGCATCGGATCTTTTGGAAGAGCTCAAACATTATCCTTTAAGTAATCATAATATTCGTATGGTACAAAAGGGAATCGATGATATTCTCGCTGACTTTAAAGCAAGTTCGGATATGGAACTTGGTCTTGTAAACGTGATCGAAGTAATGAAACAAGCCGGGATTCGAGCCGATTCCGAAATCATGACTAAACGGACCGTAATTTCAATGGCGATGAAGCTAAGGGGAATGAAGGCTCTGAGTAAAACCGATAACGAAATCCAAAAGGCGAAACAGTTTAACGTTATGCTTGCGTCCTTTATGGTCGATATCGGTAAATCGAGAATGAAGCTGCCGAATCATTCGAATCTTCGTCCGGAAGAATTTGATTATATCAAAAATCATCCAATTATCAGTTATATGATGATTGGAAACTTAAGTGGAATCGATTCGGAGGTTAAGTCGGCCGTACTGAACAGTCATAGAACGTTTAGGGGAGAAGGTTTGAATAACAATTATCCTTCTACAAATATGATTCTTCGAAAGCTTACCGAATATCTTCAGAAATATAAGGATGATAGAACAAAACAGATCTTAATAGAAGATATTCAAAAACAAATTCATCATATTCTTAGTAACAGTTATACGGATGACGATCCGGGAATCATTTCGATTGCCGGAGAATTCGCTTCCCTAAGTTCGGATCAGGAATGGCGGCCCGCTTACGACGCGATGGCTTCCATGAAACTGATCTTGAATAACAGTTTTTTTTCTTATAACGAAAAAATCGTAAGAGATTTTTTTGATCTGATGGCGTTGAGTCTTTGCGAAAACCGCAGCGTGCTCAATCCGGGCGATTATATCATCGTGGTTTCTATGGATTCCCAGAGAAAGGTTCATTTTGAAACCTGCGTGATCAAGGAAATTTACAGACATCAAACCAGGCCGCTTTTGGAAAGAATCGGAACGATTCGACCTTTGATCACCAATAAAGGTAAGATCAAGATTGAAGGTTACGATCCTCATTCTTTCCGTCAGGATAAAAGAAAAGCGGTTTTTGATCTCAACAATAGTATGGATCCGAGAAGAGTGATCTATGTGATCGATCCCGAATTGGAACCGAATCTTTTTGAAAAGGTGGATCAAAGTTTTAGAGGCTCCGCTCCCCGTTCTGTCGCTTGA
- a CDS encoding c-di-GMP phosphodiesterase, translated as MDAQKDLQKFDFTEEIIQHFKINNIIPVDFYNRNGQILIHKKENANGDDITKLLKFESQGIYFLRSEYEKISGNKQGPNGNVVNGREVTDTKLINSELTVDLARNASSFLSELKKFPLNGSQVRQLNKSIDGILEDFRSTPDMETGLVNIIEVMSSAGVPMDSEMLTKRTVISMAMKVRAGKAFTKVDMEQKKMDQMNLMMASYLADVGYTQMKIPMQKDLKTEEFEYIKNHPIISYLMVANLPDLDDNIKTLVLNHHRPHKGEGMNNNYPQPKVLVQKLNLYKDKYKDDFKRTILVADIQKQIRNILTNNLPTEDIGVISIAGEFASLTTRQEWREAYDPLIAMKLILNNSFFAYNEKTLRDFYDHIGLSLCNNQSFIREGDFVIVATQDSNQKVFFEVCIIREMYRTQIRPMLERVGTIRPNFSNMGKLRISGFDLTSLKLDRRKAIFNLEKNQDPRRIVYVLDAEMDSPLYEELIKQTREIPKESA; from the coding sequence ATGGATGCTCAGAAAGATTTACAGAAGTTCGATTTCACCGAAGAAATAATTCAGCATTTTAAGATCAATAACATCATACCTGTCGATTTCTATAATAGAAATGGACAAATCCTGATTCATAAAAAGGAAAATGCAAACGGTGATGATATCACCAAACTGCTCAAGTTTGAAAGTCAGGGAATTTATTTCTTAAGATCGGAATATGAAAAAATCTCCGGCAACAAACAAGGCCCGAACGGAAACGTAGTCAACGGCCGAGAAGTCACCGATACCAAGCTTATCAATTCCGAACTTACGGTGGATTTGGCCAGAAACGCCTCCTCCTTTTTATCGGAACTCAAAAAGTTTCCTCTAAACGGATCTCAAGTAAGACAACTCAACAAATCGATAGACGGAATTTTGGAAGATTTTCGTTCCACCCCGGATATGGAAACGGGATTGGTCAATATTATCGAAGTGATGAGCAGCGCCGGGGTTCCAATGGACTCCGAAATGCTGACCAAACGGACCGTTATCTCCATGGCTATGAAAGTAAGAGCGGGTAAGGCTTTTACAAAGGTAGACATGGAGCAGAAAAAAATGGATCAGATGAATCTGATGATGGCTTCTTATCTTGCCGATGTCGGTTATACGCAGATGAAAATTCCGATGCAGAAAGATTTGAAAACGGAAGAATTCGAGTATATTAAAAATCATCCGATCATCAGTTATCTAATGGTGGCCAATCTTCCAGATCTTGACGATAATATCAAAACCCTTGTTCTCAATCACCATCGTCCCCACAAAGGCGAAGGAATGAATAATAACTATCCTCAGCCAAAGGTTCTTGTTCAAAAACTCAATCTTTATAAAGACAAATATAAGGATGATTTTAAAAGAACGATTTTGGTCGCTGATATTCAAAAGCAGATCAGAAACATTCTTACAAATAATCTTCCTACGGAAGATATCGGAGTGATTTCAATAGCCGGAGAATTTGCCTCGTTGACGACTCGGCAGGAATGGAGAGAGGCGTATGACCCTCTTATTGCGATGAAGCTGATTTTGAATAACAGTTTTTTTGCATACAATGAAAAGACGTTACGCGATTTTTACGACCACATCGGTTTATCATTATGTAATAACCAGTCCTTTATTCGAGAAGGTGATTTTGTGATCGTTGCTACTCAGGATTCGAATCAGAAAGTATTTTTTGAAGTTTGTATCATTCGAGAGATGTATCGGACTCAAATTCGACCTATGTTGGAAAGAGTCGGGACGATTCGTCCGAATTTCAGTAATATGGGAAAACTTAGAATTTCCGGTTTTGATCTGACGTCTTTGAAATTGGATCGAAGAAAGGCGATTTTTAACTTAGAAAAAAATCAGGATCCGAGAAGAATTGTATATGTTCTGGATGCGGAGATGGATTCACCTCTTTACGAAGAATTGATCAAACAAACCCGAGAGATTCCCAAAGAAAGTGCATAG
- a CDS encoding ABC transporter ATP-binding protein: MKRPLEYNPELIQKTDSLPLEKEKGFSKKWKAPNPKKEKPASDGEGAPGLLIFGLFRFVKKYKGRIFIIIGLLCFEIGFYASIPFSFKYLIDEALINRNQGALYWIGGYLAVGTITFAILGTVRDYLYNWASARIIQDLRLQMYEHLDRLSLDFFSNNKLGDILSRFFNDLASLEHALLAFIPWGLGPILEALFGTILLFLLDWKLALIALLIWPISFLGPGFLSRKSTEISYSRKLEEAQVLSMVEESISAQNLIRAYDLSEYFFSRFKNNCEKLFQVSLRLGLTNSYLERSAGSGILLLQGVLLLVGTTFAYHNALSIGTLAAFLPPFLNLSYSLLYLSQYLPALNHASGSAKRILELLRAPIFESDSEDSSIPELKEAILFENVHFRYKGRSKNLSDISLTIPKGSYTAIVGGSGVGKSTFIKLLLGMVQPNEGRILFDGIDLNSLSRSSVRSLVGVVFQETFLFNTTIFENIRIGKPSATLEEVIEAAKRAEIHEMILSLPMGYETNAGDRGTKLSGGERQRIAIARAFLRDPQILLLDEATSSLDPITEARIMKTLSLLRAGRTVISVTHRLSTIREAEQVFQMRNGKLERFALPEPEQQAMVL, encoded by the coding sequence ATGAAAAGACCCCTCGAATACAATCCAGAGCTGATTCAAAAAACGGATTCTTTACCTTTAGAAAAGGAAAAAGGGTTTTCGAAAAAATGGAAAGCTCCCAACCCAAAAAAAGAGAAACCTGCTTCCGACGGAGAAGGCGCGCCCGGACTGTTGATTTTCGGTCTTTTTCGATTCGTTAAAAAATACAAAGGAAGAATTTTTATCATCATCGGGCTTCTCTGTTTTGAAATCGGATTTTATGCCAGTATTCCTTTTAGTTTTAAATATCTGATCGACGAAGCGTTGATCAATCGAAATCAAGGAGCCCTTTATTGGATCGGCGGTTATCTCGCTGTCGGAACAATCACATTCGCAATCTTAGGTACGGTTAGAGATTATCTTTATAATTGGGCTTCGGCAAGAATCATCCAAGATCTTCGGTTGCAAATGTATGAACACTTGGATCGATTGAGTTTGGATTTTTTTTCCAACAATAAGCTTGGCGATATTCTATCTCGTTTTTTCAACGACTTGGCATCTTTGGAACACGCGCTTCTTGCTTTTATTCCGTGGGGTTTGGGTCCGATTTTGGAAGCGCTCTTCGGAACCATCCTGCTTTTTTTACTGGATTGGAAATTGGCATTGATCGCATTGTTGATTTGGCCGATCAGCTTTTTAGGTCCTGGATTTTTATCCAGAAAATCAACCGAGATTAGTTACTCCAGAAAATTAGAGGAAGCTCAAGTTCTGAGTATGGTGGAAGAATCGATCTCGGCCCAAAACCTGATCCGCGCCTACGACCTGAGCGAGTATTTTTTTAGCCGATTTAAAAATAATTGTGAAAAGCTGTTTCAAGTCTCTCTACGTTTGGGACTTACGAATTCGTATTTGGAACGATCTGCGGGTTCCGGAATTCTTTTGTTACAAGGAGTTCTGCTTTTAGTGGGAACCACATTCGCATATCATAATGCTCTTAGTATCGGAACCCTAGCCGCATTCCTACCTCCATTCCTAAACTTAAGTTATTCTTTACTCTATCTTTCTCAGTATCTACCCGCGTTAAACCATGCGAGCGGGTCCGCAAAACGAATTTTAGAATTACTAAGAGCTCCTATTTTCGAATCGGATAGCGAAGATTCCTCTATTCCCGAACTCAAAGAAGCGATCTTGTTCGAGAACGTTCATTTCAGATACAAGGGAAGGTCCAAAAATCTAAGCGATATTTCCCTAACGATTCCTAAAGGAAGTTATACCGCAATCGTAGGCGGATCCGGAGTCGGAAAGAGTACATTTATCAAACTTCTTTTGGGAATGGTTCAACCCAACGAAGGAAGAATTCTTTTTGATGGGATCGATCTGAATTCTCTATCCAGAAGTTCGGTCCGATCCTTGGTGGGAGTCGTATTTCAGGAAACCTTTCTTTTCAATACAACGATCTTTGAAAATATTCGAATCGGCAAACCAAGCGCAACTCTTGAGGAAGTCATCGAAGCCGCAAAACGAGCCGAAATCCACGAGATGATTTTATCCTTACCGATGGGTTATGAAACGAATGCGGGAGATCGAGGAACCAAACTTTCCGGTGGAGAAAGACAGAGGATCGCAATCGCAAGGGCATTTTTGAGAGATCCCCAAATTCTTCTTTTGGACGAAGCGACTTCCTCATTGGATCCGATCACGGAAGCGAGAATCATGAAAACTCTTTCCTTGCTCAGAGCGGGAAGAACCGTGATTTCGGTGACTCATAGGCTTTCCACGATTCGAGAAGCCGAGCAAGTGTTCCAGATGAGAAACGGAAAATTGGAACGATTTGCGCTTCCGGAACCGGAACAACAAGCGATGGTTCTGTAA
- the aroC gene encoding chorismate synthase — translation MPSSWGKIFKVSTFGESHGESVGVVVEGVPAGIPIRIEEIQKDLNRRRPGQSDLTTPRDETDTVRIVSGVFEGKTIGSPIALIVDNQNTISKDYENLRTTFRPSHADYTYQVKYGFRAHVGGGRSSVRETIGRVAAAAIARMILKDDLGIETVAWVDSIGTVSSKIGENYPRSREEVDQNEVRCPDPASADLMRSLILKMKEAGDSVGGTIKCVSYNLPPGLGDPVYDKLDGDLAKAVLSIPACKGFEVGSGFSGTLLTGSSHNDEFYVEEGTGRVRTKTNNSGGLQGGISNGEELVIRAAFKPTSTIFKKQNTVNLKGEETTLEAKGRHDPCVLPRAVPIIEAVVNLVLVDAYLYQRAINPLWFQKWARVPDYYKDLDL, via the coding sequence ATGCCTTCTAGTTGGGGAAAAATATTTAAGGTCAGTACATTTGGCGAATCTCACGGCGAATCGGTGGGAGTCGTTGTCGAAGGAGTTCCGGCAGGGATTCCGATTCGGATCGAAGAGATTCAAAAAGACTTAAATCGCAGAAGACCGGGTCAAAGCGATCTTACCACTCCGAGAGACGAAACCGATACCGTTCGAATTGTTTCCGGAGTATTTGAAGGAAAGACAATCGGATCTCCGATCGCTCTTATCGTCGATAATCAAAATACGATTTCCAAAGATTATGAAAATTTAAGAACCACCTTTCGACCTTCTCACGCGGATTATACGTATCAGGTCAAATACGGATTTAGAGCTCATGTCGGCGGTGGCCGATCTTCCGTAAGAGAAACGATCGGTCGAGTTGCCGCCGCAGCGATCGCAAGAATGATCCTTAAGGACGATCTTGGAATCGAGACCGTGGCTTGGGTGGATTCGATCGGAACCGTTTCCTCTAAGATCGGAGAAAATTATCCTAGATCCCGAGAGGAAGTGGATCAAAATGAAGTTCGTTGTCCGGATCCGGCAAGCGCGGATCTGATGCGCTCCTTGATTTTAAAAATGAAAGAAGCAGGGGATAGCGTGGGTGGCACGATCAAATGTGTGTCCTATAATCTTCCTCCCGGATTGGGAGATCCCGTTTATGATAAATTGGACGGGGATCTTGCGAAAGCGGTTTTATCCATTCCCGCTTGCAAAGGTTTCGAAGTCGGTTCCGGATTTTCGGGAACACTTCTTACGGGAAGCTCGCATAACGATGAATTTTATGTGGAAGAAGGGACCGGAAGAGTTAGAACCAAAACGAACAACTCGGGCGGACTTCAGGGAGGAATTTCCAACGGAGAAGAGCTTGTAATTCGCGCGGCTTTCAAACCCACATCCACGATTTTTAAAAAACAAAACACGGTAAACTTGAAAGGCGAAGAAACCACTTTAGAAGCAAAGGGTCGTCACGATCCTTGTGTTCTCCCCAGAGCCGTTCCTATCATCGAGGCAGTGGTCAATCTGGTTCTTGTCGACGCGTATTTGTATCAAAGAGCGATCAATCCGCTTTGGTTTCAAAAATGGGCGCGGGTCCCCGATTATTACAAAGACTTAGATCTTTAA